Proteins co-encoded in one Chrysemys picta bellii isolate R12L10 chromosome 13, ASM1138683v2, whole genome shotgun sequence genomic window:
- the PTK6 gene encoding protein-tyrosine kinase 6, which produces MNSRLGASPLYTSLWDFEARTLTEISFRAGDLFQVIRQEGEWWWAKKVDGSNRILAEGYVPYNYLAEQETMEAESWFFGQISRSETLQRLLSEKNKTGAFLIRISEKKDTDYVLSVRDDSIVRHYKIWRNSQGNLYMNAALSFPDLRSLVEHYKAKNLSHGLRLTIPCWKQEQEPLPHWDDWERPREEFSLVKKLGAGYFGEVYEGYWKNKVKVAIKTIPKADLTYQATFKNETEVMKNLRHKHILSLYAISSVGDPVYIITELMLKGNLLDFLRASEGEHLEMTDLVDMASQVADGMCYLESQNFIHRDLAARNILVGENNICKVGDFGLARLIKDDVYLSYSHNIPYKWTAPEAISHGRYSIKSDVWSFGILLYEIITYGQIPYPGMSNSEVCKKVQTGFQMFRPPKCPPMLYEIMRKCWHLSPDQRPDFQYLKGKLHSFTLYENPGR; this is translated from the exons ATGAATTCCAGGCTTGGAGCCAGTCCTCTGTACACCAGCCTCTGGGACTTTGAGGCCAGGACACTGACAGAAATCAGCTTCCGGGCAGGAGACCTCTTCCAGGTCATCAGGCAAGAAGGAGAATGGTGGTGGGCCAAGAAAGTCGATGGCTCGAACAGGATCCTAGCAGAAGGTTATGTTCCTTACAATTACTTAGCAGAGCAGGAGACAATGGAGGCAGAATC ctggttTTTTGGGCAGATCTCACGTTCCGAGACCTTACAGAGGCTGCTGTCGGAAAAGAACAAGACCGGGGCCTTTCTAATCCGAATCAGTGAGAAAAAAGATACTGACTACGTGCTTTCAG TTCGGGATGACTCAATTGTGAGGCACTACAAGATCTGGCGGAACTCCCAGGGGAACCTCTACATGAACGCTGCGCTCTCCTTCCCAGATCTGCGCAGCCTGGTGGAGCATTACAAAGCGAAGAACCTCTCCCACGGCCTGAGACTGACAATTCCCTGCTGGAAG CAAGAACAAGAGCCTCTTCCTCACTGGGATGACTGGGAAAGACCCAGAGAAGAATTCAGTCTGGTCAAGAAGCTGGGAGCTGGATACTTTGGAGAAGTCTATGAAGGATACTGGAAAAACAAGGTCAAAGTTGCAATTAAAACAATCCCCAAAG CTGACCTGACGTACCAGGCCACTTTCAAGAACGAAACCGAGGTCATGAAGAATCTGAGGCACAAGCACATCCTCTCCCTCTATGCCATCTCTTCTGTTGGAGATCCTGTCTACATCATCACCGAGCTCatgctcaaaggaaacctgctaGATTTTCTCCGAG CGTCAGAAGGGGAGCATCTGGAAATGACCGACCTGGTTGACATGGCATCCCAAGTGGCTGATGGGATGTGCTACTTAGAGTCTCAGAATTTTATTCACCGAGATTTAGCTGCGAGAAATATTCTTGTTGGAGAAAACAACATCTGCAAAGTGGGTGACTTTGGCCTGGCCAGGCTTATCAAG GATGATGTGTACTTGTCTTACTCCCACAATATCCCCTATAAATGGACAGCCCCTGAGGCCATTTCCCACGGACGCTATTCCATCAAGTCCGATGTTTGGTCTTTTGGGATCCTTCTGTATGAAATTATCACCTATGGGCAGATTCCATACCCAG GTATGAGTAACAGCGAGGTTTGCAAAAAAGTCCAAACAGGTTTCCAAATGTTCCGCCCGCCAAAGTGCCCACCCATGCTCTATGAAATCATGCGCAAGTGCTGGCACCTGAGTCCAGATCAGAGGCCTGACTTCCAGTACCTCAAAGGGAAACTCCACAGTTTCACGCTCTACGAGAACCCAGGGCGATAG